TCGAAACAAAGTTGATGTCGAGTTCAACGTCAAGGTGGAGGCTGAAAGAGCTCTGGGCCGAGCCGAgcaggaaaagaaagaaatctcTGACAAACTGACCTTAGAGGGGCAGTTAAGGAGAAATACTGAGGCCGAGCTTAAAATAACCGAGGCGCAGGTAGAGGAGTAGCACAAACAACTTCTTGACAAAGGACAAGAGCTGGACACTGCCCAAAAGGACATTTTGTGCTTGAAGGGCGAACTAGCTTAGGCCCAAGAAGCAGCCCGTACTATCAAAAAAACAGTGGATGCTGCCTCACTAGCTTCTTACAATAAGGGGGTTGAAGAGACTGAGACTCGGCTAACTGAAGAACTCACTGAGGTGTGCAGGGAATATTGTTAACAGGTATGGGCAGAAGCCCTTAATGTTGCTGGGGTCCCTGCTACCTTCGAGTGGAGAAAAGTTGAAAACATGTGGATTCCCCCAGGCATTCGTGTGATTGAAGTGCTGCCTCCTCCAACTGCCTCCGAGTCAGCGCCTTCTACCCAAACCTTAATTGTCCAGGACTCACTTCCACCCATTAAAGTGTTCACAGGCTCTGATTAGGCTGCAGCCTAGGGTGAGGAGACTAACAAGGGTCTGAACAAGAAGATTGACTAGGTTGACCCTTCACTTAGGGCGAAAGGCAAAGGAAAACAAATCATGACTTCGTTCAAGGTGAAGCCTTCCAACATATCTCTTGTTATCAAGGAAGTGGCTCCTAAATCCAAAGAAACTGGCCAAAAAGGGGCGAAGACTAAAGCAAAGGAAGCTGAGACCAAATCCCAAGAGGAATCTCTAGTGAAGGCAAAGACATGAGCAACTTGGAACCTTCTCTCTCGaccttttttttcaaattccaaatagcACTTCTTTATTTCTatcctttttaaaatttttttatttattttttattttcaatgtaATCAAGTACATTCTTAATGACAAGTCTAAGATTTTGATCTCTACTTCATTACAAATTTCACTCATTGGGAATATTTAACACTTACTCTCAGTAAAATTAATATACATATTATGAATGACTTAGCACGCAAACGAACAGGCTAGGTCTCATCTATGCattaaataataacaataacttgTCATAGAGATAATTTCATTTCATGGAATTATGTcttcaattaataatttgtatgtTGGAATTATGTTATGCAATAGCAAATAGTTAAGCACATAAAAGAATACATGAACTTAATATagccaaaattttgaaactagaCCTTATGTGAAACTTAGGCATAAAGTAACTCACAAACCTTACCTGAGTATATGGTCCGAGAACTAAATATAGCCAAAATTTTGCTTGATCCTCAGAAGGTTGGAcagaagtgttaatttccctaaagtagatgatccgaggaccagacgtaactaaggttctatttaacatttaataaagatatcaatttctacgaggtatgtggtccgaggagccagacatgaccaagtttctgtttgatacttattaaaaatgaactgaaatgttaattttcccaaagtagatgatttgAAGActagacgtaactaaggttctgtttaacatttaataaagaTATTAATTTTCTACAAGatatgtgatccgaggagccaggcatgaccaagtttctatctgatatttattaaaaatgaattgaaatgttaatttccccaaagtagatgatccgaggactaggcggaactaaggttctgtttaaaatttaataaatatatcaatttctacaaggtatgtggtccgaggtgctaggcatgatcaagtttctgtttgatatttattaaaaataaactaaaatgttaattttcccaaagtagatgatccgatgTCCAGACATaactaatgttctgtttaacatttaataaagatatcaatttctgcAAAGTCTATTGTttgaggagccagacatgaccaagtttcttttttatatttattaaaaatgagttgaaatgttaatttctccaaagtagatgatcagaggaccaaacgtaactaaggtcctgtttaacatttaataaagatatcaatttctacaagatatgtggtccaaggagctaggcatgaccaagtttttgtttgatatttagaaaagaTGAACTACAAATCAACACTACAGAATATCAACAGAAATAAGATGGCAAaaatgcctttcattaataatagtacattcgtaggttatttacattccaggagcgttgtacaactttttcatctaagtctgCCAGATAATATGCCCCCATACCAGCTActgaagtaatacgataaggtacTTCCCAATTAGGCCCcagttttccccatgctgggttcttggcAGTACCTAAGACTTTTCTTAACACCAAAGCACTAGGGGCTAGTGGCCTTAATGTCACATGGGAACCATATCCCTGTTTAAGTTTATGCTGATAATACGCTAAttgaaccatggcattctcttgtcgttcctcaactaggtCTAGGCCTTTCTCTAGCAAATTGTCGTTATTACTTGGGATGACAGAGCTCGTCCTCAGTGTAGGAAACCCAGTCTCTAGAGGGATCACAACCTCAACTCTATAAATCATAGAAAAGGGCGTCTCTCTAGTGGATCTTCGAggtgtagtccgatatgtccacaagacatgtggcaattcttccacccatctccTTTTGGCATCGTCTAGCCTCTTTTTGAGTCCATTGACTATAATTTTGTTTACTGCCTCTGCCTGTTCATTCCCTTGCAGATAAGCTGGAGTGTAATATCTATATGTAATACCTAGATCACAACAATACCTTCTgaaagccttactatcaaattgcagaCTGTTATCTGAAATAAGGGTATGAGGGATTCTGAACctggtgacaatgtttttccagacaaacttcttcgCATCCATGTCCCTAATGTTTgacaatggctcagcttcaacccatttagtgaaatagtctgtcccaACGAGCAACCATCTCCTATTCCCTGCTGCTTTCGGGAAAGGCCCCATAATGTCCAAgtcccattgagcgaatggccatgcactagacagagggttaaggacacctcctggttgatgaatattaggagcaTACCTCTGACACTAATCACATTTTCTTGCATAATCCTGTACTTccctctgcatgttgggccaccaatatcttTGGGTAAGAGCTCTGTGAGCTAAAGATCTTTCTCCCTTGTGACTttcacaaatcccttcatgcaactccTCCAAAAGTAATTTTGTGGCTTCAGGGTGTATACACAGCAGGTATGGTCCTGAGAAAGAGCGTTTACATCACTTAtgatcctcggatagccaaaATCGAGGTTCTTTCTTGCGTACTTTATTCGCTTCAGACTTCTCCTTGGGCAAGATGACATTTTTAAGGAAGGacactataggatccatccaactagatCCCACCCTTACCTGATGAACTCGAATGGCGTTGCGATTCATTTTGGAAGGTTTACACAAGTCTTCAACAAGGATGAACCGAGGTAGGCCTTGTGCCAAGGACGTTGCAAGGGTGGCGAGGGAATCCGCATGGGTGTTCATGCTCCTAGAAACATGCAACAAggtaaaagattcaaatttttccTGTAAGTACCTGACTTGGGCtagatattcttgcattcttggatctctagcctctaaCTTCCCTTCCACGTGGCCAACTACCAATTGCAAATCTAAGAACATTTGCACAGTTTTTCcacccattttctgaaccatatccaTCCCTATCAAAAGGGCTTCATACTCTGCATCATTGTTGGTAGCCGAAAACCCCAgtctcaaggatttctcaaaaacaaatcCCTTAGGTGATACTAAAACTAGTCCCACCCCGGATCCTTTTTGATTTGCTACTCCATCAACGTACACCTTCCACGTCAAAGGTTCCTTACACGTGAttatgccaactgatttttcatccatattcaactttttggtgttttcttCTATTGaaggttcagcaaactctgcgatcaagtcagcaaggacttggcccttcacaaaggtgcgaggcatatatttgatattgaAAGCCCCCAAGATGGTGCCCCATTTAGAAATCCTTCCCATATAATCAGCGCTTCGAAGTATAGActtaagaggaagttgagttaaaacgacaactgtatgagattgaaaatagtgaggaagcttacGCGTACCGTGCACCACTATGAGGATTGCCTTTTCCAATGGCAAATAATGTACCTCGGCCTTATGTAAGgatttgctcacataataaattGGCTTCTGTATTTTGTTATCAACTCGTATTAGAACTAAGCTGACAGCATGATCAACCACAGCAATGTACGCGAATAACACTTCATCAATTTCtagccgagacataatgggagGGTgtgaaagatattccttaagctaTTGAAAAGCTAGAGCACATTCCtccgtccattcaaatcctttccacttgttcagcaactggaagaaaggcctgcacctATCTGCAGACCGtgaaataaatcggttgaggGCTGCAGTCATACCTATCAACCTTTGTACTTCTTTTGGATTCTGAGGTGGCTATAAGCTATTAATTACCTTGACCAGCGCGGagttaacttcaattccccaaTGTGTAACCATATACCTTAAAAATTTACttgatcccacaccaaaagaacactttgaagCATTAAGACGCAAATTGTGCTTCCTCAGCGTCTGAAAAGTTTCATCAAGATCCTCCATATGCATGGAAACcattttacttttcaccaccatgtcgtTCATATATACTTCAATTGTTTTTCCTAACTGTGACttaaacattctggtcatcatcctttgataggtagcccctacgtttttcaaaccaaaaggcattaccttataatgataattccccgtaggagtaatgaaggttgtcttctcttgatcacaCAAAgtcaaaggtatttggtgataaccctggaatgcatttaaaaaactcatccgaggatgcccaaccgtagcatccaccaattgatctatacgaggcattggAAATGAGTCTTTAGGACAAgtcttgttcaaatctgtgaagtccacacatactctccacttcctattcttcttcttcattgccatggtatgagccaaccattctgggtaaAACACCTATTTGATCGCACCGGCCTTCTTGAACTTGAGCACTTCTACCTTGACAGCCTCTGAATGTTCTTTAGAGGAATACCGAGGTGGTTGTCTCCTTCGAACAACAGCTGTATTGATGTTCAGGTGATGACAGATGAAACCCGGATCAACCCAGGGGCTTCGTAGGCATCCCATGCAAACACATCTacattctttctcaaaaacataaccaacTCCACCTTCTCCTGAGGTGGCAGTTGAACTCccacttggaagaacctttctaGGTCATTATCTATAAGGaccttctctaactcctcacacgTAGCCTCCTCTGCTGCCGCCACACTAGGCGTAGCCAGAGACATTAATTGCTATGAGTTCCCCATAGTTGAGGCCGAGGAGCCTGGCCTAAACTGATGCAGAATTGCAGCTGATATACATTGTCTTGCCACAGATTGGCTCCTAACAATTTCCTTAATCAGTTCCCAGAGGGAACTTTACCTTGACATGTAGAGTTGAAGAATTAGCACCTAGGGtatgcagccaaggccttgccacaatggccgtgtagggagaataagcgtctaccacaataaaatctacaTTTACAACCGCTAGACCTAATTGCATAGGTAGCCGAATCTGCCTTTTTGGTATGACAACCTTTCCCTTGAAGCTTATTAATGGTGAATCGTAAGCTGtaagatcttcaagctttaaGTTGAGCCCCCTGAACAAGTTAGGGTACATAGTATCGGAACCACTGccctgatcaaccattacccttcTCACATCGTACCCCTATCCTCAACGTAATTACCAATGCATCGTCATGTGGTTGGATAACCCCAATCTTGTCCTCTTCCGAGAAACCTAAAACAGGTGGAGTATTTCCTCGAAGCCTCTTCGGCCCAGAGTTAGACTCCTCGGCCAAAGTTCGTGCCATagccatcaccctagtaggtCCAGAACCAGTTCTACTAGgagcataaaaaataacattaattgttcccaaaaGAGGCCTTGACGAATTACTCCCTTGGCTCACAGAACCTAAACGACTTTCTTGCCCATTGGGATGATATAAAAAACTGCTTTACCTACCCTCCTTGACCAACTACTCCAAATGATTCCATAGAGTCTTGCAATTTTCAGTGGTATGACCTACGTCCTGATGATAATGGCACTAGAGATTCTGATTTCGCTTCGTAGGATCCCCAGCCATCTTGTTGGGCCATTTGAAATATGGTTCATTCCGGATTTTCTCCAACAGTTGATGCACTAGTTCTTGGAATACAGTGTTGACCACATGTGGAACAATAGGACCGGATTGCCCAGCAAAATCTCTTCGGGACCTGTTATTGTTGAATctgtccgacttgaaatccctcatctcctgagggataaccttcatGTTTCCCTTACcctgttgttgatcttcctcaacccgttTGTACTCGTTAATTCGATCCATGAACCGACGTAttcaaagatttccttaagtcatCTTTGGTTGGACTGCTTCGGTTGGCAGTCCAACCTTAAAAGTATTGACTGCCACCTCATTAAAGTCGCCATtgatctcattaaacatcttcTAATATCTGTCAGAGTATGtcttcagggtttccccttccctcatggccat
This genomic stretch from Castanea sativa cultivar Marrone di Chiusa Pesio chromosome 1, ASM4071231v1 harbors:
- the LOC142633520 gene encoding uncharacterized protein LOC142633520 is translated as MGPFPKAAGNRRWLLVGTDYFTKWVEAEPLSNIRDMDAKKFVWKNIVTRFRIPHTLISDNSLQFDSKAFRRYCCDLETGFPTLRTSSVIPSNNDNLLEKGLDLVEERQENAMVQLAYYQHKLKQGYGSHVTLRPLAPSALVLRKVLGTAKNPAWGKLGPNWEVPYRITSVAGMGAYYLADLDEKVC